A portion of the Chryseobacterium tructae genome contains these proteins:
- a CDS encoding bifunctional nuclease family protein: protein MDYKQLIIRGISYSQTQSGAYALLLEHEETHIKLPVVIGNFEAQSISLGLEKDIHPPRPLTHDLFSKFIVSTNYELVSVIIYQIVDGVFFSNINFKNKATDEELILDARTSDAVAMAVRFDAPIFTTQQVLNEAGILLELEDVSKEEQTFSETVQTEDNLKSLSMEELQKLLDDAVKEEDYDTALEIQEEIKRRKKKID from the coding sequence ATGGATTATAAGCAGCTAATTATTCGCGGAATATCGTACAGCCAGACCCAATCGGGGGCGTACGCATTGTTACTGGAGCATGAGGAAACACACATAAAATTACCTGTTGTTATAGGAAATTTCGAAGCTCAATCTATCTCTCTTGGACTGGAAAAAGACATCCATCCACCGCGCCCACTTACCCACGACTTATTCTCAAAATTTATAGTTTCTACCAATTATGAGTTGGTTTCTGTAATCATTTACCAGATTGTAGATGGGGTATTCTTTTCAAATATCAACTTTAAAAATAAAGCTACTGACGAAGAATTAATCCTTGATGCAAGAACATCTGATGCTGTTGCTATGGCAGTGCGATTTGATGCACCTATTTTTACCACGCAACAAGTATTGAACGAAGCTGGAATCTTATTGGAACTGGAAGATGTATCAAAAGAAGAACAAACCTTCTCAGAAACAGTACAAACTGAAGATAACTTAAAATCCCTTTCTATGGAGGAGCTTCAGAAATTATTGGATGATGCCGTTAAAGAAGAAGACTATGATACTGCCCTTGAAATTCAGGAAGAAATCAAGAGGAGGAAAAAGAAAATTGACTAA